The following nucleotide sequence is from Larus michahellis chromosome 17, bLarMic1.1, whole genome shotgun sequence.
tttgcacagctctGATGATTTTTTGTCACTCCTTGTCCTGTATAGATAAAGGCCCTAATTCAGTAAAGCGCTTCAATAACATTCTCAATGTTTTAGGCTTTGTTTAAGGATGTGCTGAATATATGCCTAAAGAGAAATGCTTGAGTACTTGTCCAAATATGGAGGCAGCACTCAGTCTGAGCTCGATAAAGTGCTTCCCTCTCTAGGAACTGTCAGTGTGGCGTCTGCTACCCATTCTGCGCTCCTTACACTTAAAAGCAACTCCTCTGTTTGATCACTAATTAGTAGACTGGCAGGTGGCTCTGCACAGTGGCACAGCAAATGACTGTATTTCAGTCTGTATTCTGAAATTTGCATTTATGTGtctattattttaatacatttatgtattttgtatatGTTATTCTGTCTTCTAGGAGACTGTGCTGAGGGATTCTGGTGCAAAAGCGGTGCTCGAGTAAGAAACCCCCAAGATGGAGAATCAGGACTTCCTTGTCCTCCTGGTCATTATTGTCCTGAAGGTTGGGTGCCTTGCTAAAGTATAATTTTTCATAATTCATAGAAAGCATGAGGTGGCGTTTCCTCACTCTGGTGCAATTGATTTTGCCAGGCGTACCACTTCCATTACAGTGCCCTCCTGGCACATGGTCTGGCAGTGAAGGCAGTAGGAGTTTGCAGGAATGCCAGCCTTGCCCTGGGGGATATTACTGCAATAGCTCTGGGCAGAGGGCCCCCTCGGGACACTGCAGCCCAGGGTAAGTAGAAGAGCAAACACAATTACGTACTCTGTAAGGAGAGGTGTTCTACAAGGGGTTGTCTTTACCCTTTTGAAATAACAGCGTATGTTCCCGTATTCACGGCTGCAGGTACTACTGCATCACTAGGGCCCAGACCCCAACACCCACTGATGGCCTCTCAGGAGCTCCATGTCCAGTCAGTCACTTTTGTCCTCTTGGATCCAGGAGTCCAGCACCGTGCCCCCCTGGCTCCTACATGCCTCACACCCGTGGAGAACAGTGCTATGCTTGCCCAGTGGGTGAATACTGTGTCTCTGGTGACAAGCCACAGCCATGTCCCCAGGGTGAGTTAAGGTCCCACTTAAATGTCTGGTTCGTCTTTGATTTTTCCAAAGAGTGCTGATtctgatcttttctttcttttccagggTATTTCTGTCCCAAGGGCACAGCTCTTCCAATTGCTTGTCCAGCAGGGTCCTATAACCCTTCACAAAGGCAAGCCAGTTGCCTCCCCTGTCCTAAAGGGTAAGAGTGAGACAGTGGTCTTAGCGTTGTATGTATAATATACTAATATTACAATGTAAGTATTGGAAATAtactaatattttaatatacatattgGAAATTGTTTATGCAATCGTCATGAAGGAATGTGTGGTGggaaaattagttatttttactACTGAAAGGCACTTGTCTctgagcagagcagctgctgggcacTGTTAAGCGACACTGTATAATTGATTATGGGATCAGGCAAAGTCCTAAACCCGGGTACAACTACACTGCAAGGGAATTTAGATCAGAAGGCTATTCAGAACAAGGAAACCATTGACACCATAGACTTTTTTCACGTCTGATGGTTCTCTTGGCAACAGGCTGGCAGAAGCCTGTTGAAGTCTAAGAGGATCTTGTGTAGCACCTGATGCCGAGTCTGGTTTTTCCTTGGGGAATTCATCTCCAATTACTGACTGGATTTGACCTTGTTTGACTTGTACAAGTTGATGAATCACAGCCTGGATGTGTTATGACTCAAGTTAAGAAAATTATGTCTCTGTGGCTTTTGCAATTATGCCATCAATTTGTCATATGAGGAAACAACTAAGAATGTAGTAATATGCATAAGTAGGTCTCTTTTGTGGTCAATACAGCACAATGCAGCAGCCACATTAGACTATCCAGTCTCACCATTAAGTCATTATTCAGGTACTTGTGGATAGAATAATGCTagaagatgtcttttttttttttccctcctttttctaaATCTCTCTTTGGACCAGATTCTTCTGCCCCAaaaattcctcttcctttttggAGAATGAATGTTCAACTGGCCACTACTGCCCTACCGGTACTGCTTCTGCAACTCAGTTCCCATGTCCTAAGGGGACTTACAACCCACAGTCTGGAAGCAGCCTGATGTCTCACTGCACCCCCTGTGACCCAGGTAAACAGCAAATAAGCATATCTCAGGATGGTCATGGGAGAATGTATGAAAACGTATGTTGAATGTTCTTGAGCTTCAGTGGTTCAGTGGATGAATTGTGTAAGTACGTAGCttgttctctgaaatattttcctgtttttttctggcagtACTAATGGCATTGCATTGCTTTTTCAGGGCACTACTGTGTGCTTGCAGGGCAGTCGCATGTTACAGGACCCTGTTTGGCTGGGTTCTACTGCAGCGGAGGTGTCTCTAGTCCAACACCTACAGATGGTCTTCTGGGGAACACGTGCCCAAAGGGAACTTACTGTCCTCTGGGCTCTGCCTTTCCGCAGCCATGTCCTCCTGGTTATTATAGCAACTCAACTGGGAATACTGGGATTGAGGACTGTCTCCTATGTGATGCAGGTACAATATTGAAAGAAAGGATTAACAAGATTCTAGCCAGATACCAGCATTTCTAGGGCTCCTGAGGAACTTTGTGGTTCTAGAGCAGGCCATCATGAACAGCTGCTTTCTTGGAGAGAGATGTTAAATACAGCACAGAGAGACTGAATCTGCCACTTTTCCACATAAGAGGATACTTACAGTGAGGCACAAGCTTCTGTGCTCTTAGCTTCCCTTACCACCCTTTCTCTAGATGCTTTTGTACTTAGAGACGATACAAGGAGTGCTGTTTGTTCACGTATGTAAGCTTTGTACTTCCAGCTATTCCAAGGAAAGCATCTCCAGAAGAATAGATGTGGGTGACATCAAACATGAGGCTTCAGTGATTATTTCCTCATTACGTACTTGCTGTTGTCTGTGTGACCAATATCATTATGGTCCTTTTGTGGTCCCTCTTAATTTCAGGGTATTTCTGCAATGGAACTGGACTTGTGtctccaactggactttgtgaGGCTGGATTCTACTGTAGTGGAGGAACCATTTCTCCTAAACCTCCTAGGGTAAGCTGTGCTTGTGATGTAAATAGTGTAAAATGTCATACCTGTGGAACTGAAGACCATAAGGTCACCTTAGTTCTTTTGCCCTAGATTAAACTGTCCCTTACTACATTATCTTCTTTATCAGGTCCATCTGGTTTATTGGTAGTCAAAGGGGCTAGAGGTGGCGAAATACACCTGGCCTCCTTTCAGCTTTTACATCTAAAAGCTGACCAAAAATAGTTCTGTCTTTGCATATTGATGCCGCAAAGCAGAGTGGAATGCCTTATCAGATTAAAATTACGGAGGTTAGGAGTGCATGAATTTGATTAGAATACTGCATCTGTCCGCCCTCCTCCTAGGCAAAATATGCTAAGAATTTTTTAAAGACGATAACTTGGTAAGACACTGGGTTTAtgccacagctctctgcaggctATGAATGAAGAAAGGGTGGTGCCATCTTCCAAATGGCCAGCCCAGCGAGATTTGTTATGGGCAGAATTCTCATCCCTTATTTTGGAAAAGGATAGGTGTGTAGCCTTAAGGACTGAAGGATGAGCACAGGATTTGATACCGCGTGTCTAATTCTCTTCACCATTAGAATCTGACACAGATCTTTTTGCAAGGCTGTCCTCTGAGCTTGTAGACTGTAACTGCGGTGTTTTTCTTCAAAGACAACAGTCAGTGGAGGACCATGTCCACCTGGACATTACTGTGttgtggggagcagcagagcccagccatgCCCTGCAGGGAGTTACAGCCCGTCTTGGGGCATGGCACAGTGTTTGGAGTGTCCAGAAGGCTTTTACTGCACAACCGCTTCCACAAACTACACAGATTGCCCTGCAGGTAGGTCTGATGGCACCTGCCCACTCATTATGGGAAATTTTGTTTAAGGCATTAAGCAGATGCCCCTGCAGCTTTTTGGAGTAGGTTTGCCGTTGGACTTGTTGCATGAGGCATGAATCTCTTCCACTGGACAGATCAATCATCTTGATGAAAGCACATAAGTTCTTTGGGATTCACTTCCTGTCTCAATGTGGGAAGTGGTAAATGGAGCAAACAGTTTTGACAGTAAACCTTTGAGATCTTCTCACTTTGACACTTTGAGATCTTCTCATTAAAAGACTACATGCTATTAAAACTATCGCTAATCCTCAGCCCTGATCAGCTTAATTTTATGCAGCCAATGTGCCGTAGCTATTGCAGAGTAGTGATAAATTGCAAGACGGGCCCACCATCATAGCTTGGGATCAGTCCTTCTCAGAAAGAGATGAAGAGAATGCTGTGTGTGCAGGTTGAGTATTCTTTCCACACTATTAACAGTGGGTGTTAACCTTTATGaaacctgtcttttctttcctagGTCACTATTGCCCCAGGCATACAGAATTTGCCACACAGTATCCTTGTCCCCCTGGAACCTACAGTGAAGCTTTAAATATCTGGGATGCTTCTAAGTGCCAGCTGTGTCCCCCTGGAAGGGTCTGTTCCAAGCCGGGCCTAGCAAGACCAgatggactgtgcatgcctggatGGTTTTGTCCGCCTGGATCCATATCAAGCAGACCAGTCTTTCCTGGCAATCACTCTGGTATGAAGGGGAGCAATAAAGCATGGTGATGATTATTATTGAGGAGGGTGGTATTACAGAGTCATCACCTAAAGGACCCAGCCAGGTTCAGGGTGGCTTACTTtccctttttactttctttaattcAGTGCCctagttttgtttttcctgagctCTTCAGATAAGATAGGGTGCTTGCAATTTTTATGTTTCAACTCAGTCTGTGTCTTTTCCATTAGCAGGCGTGGCAGCTCCAGCTTCTGGGTCTGTTGGGCTGTGCCAAGCAGGAACCTTTTGTCCTGCAGGTTCATTTCTTCCTCTGCCCTGCACTCCAGGTAGGAGAAGACTCTTTCTTCCTGCacaagttttttggtttgggtagG
It contains:
- the LOC141732471 gene encoding uncharacterized protein LOC141732471 translates to MENQDFLVLLVIIVLKAYHFHYSALLAHGLAVKAVGVCRNASLALGDITAIALGRGPPRDTAAQGTTASLGPRPQHPLMASQELHVQSVTFVLLDPGVQHRAPLAPTCLTPVENSAMLAQWVNTVSLVTSHSHVPRGISVPRAQLFQLLVQQGPITLHKGKPVASPVLKGYFCNGTGLVSPTGLCEAGFYCSGGTISPKPPRVTIAPGIQNLPHSILVPLEPTVKL